TTAAAAGATGGGTTAATAACGACTTTTTTTTTGTAGCCTAGTTTAGTCAACCATGTCCTAATATAATTTGTGAAAATCAAGCTTACGGTCAGATTTGCATCAGATCAGCTCTAGAACTACCCTTATGGTCGGGAAAAGCGGGAAAGCTACCCGTGCCGTGTCGATCAACTCCTCATAGACACGGAAATAGTCAATGTCTAAAAGCAACTCAGAAAAGGCCTATCCAACTGCCCGTTCCCAGCGTCGGTCAGGAATTGGACGGCTTAGATCAGCAAAACGGTTCCTCTTGCTCAATTCAGGAATGTATGGAGGTTTTACCACCCTTGCTGTCAATAAAAAGGGATCCAGACTCAATGGACTTAAGGAGATGAATGCATCAGCTGACTAGAAAGGGCTTATCAGAGTGTTCGAATATGCTGAGGCCAGTTGCATCCACCGATTCGCATTGACGGTTATGCCTGGCTTAAGCCGAAAGCAGACGGCTGAAGCAAGTGTCATTCTGATCAGTAGCTTGGAAAAGACTCAAAGTTGTATGCTCCGCTCAAATAAAGTTTGGAGGCTTCTGCAAAAAGCCTCAATCTGGGCTTCCAAAGAATGTGGGCAAGGATATAAAATGGGTTTTGCTGAAGCCATTTCGACAAGCAAAAATAGACGGCAAAACCGGTTGGCCTAATGCCAACAAGGCTCTTGGCTAGTAAGGAAAGGGTTGTCTAAGGTTGGAGGAATGGCTATTTTATAGTGTTCTTTTTATTTGTTGATATGGACATGGCTCAAAAAGATCAAAAAAATCTTCACAGTATTAATCATAAAGAGAAGATAGCCGTTATAGGTGCAGGAGCCATTGGCCTATTTTATGGGGGACTTTTAGCAAAGTCAGGATATAATGTTCACTTTTTAATGAGGAAGGATCTGGATCTAGTAAAAGAAAGGGGACTTATTATTGAATGGGGGAAAGAAACATTCCATCTTTATCCTGTTCAAGCTTTCTCCTCGACACCTCAGATTGGCCCATGTAAATGGGTCATTATCGCTTTGAAAAGTTCTGCCAATGACGTTCTTCTTGAATTGTTACCTCCGTTACTTTCTCCTGAAACGGTTCTTGTTTGCTTTCAAAATGGAATTGATAATGAAAAGTGGCTTTATGAGAACTTCGGGCCAAGGGTAGTCATTGGAGGCATATTGTTTGTATGCATCAACCGTACCGGGCCAGGGAAGGTTACCAATTTTGGTTTTGGTAAAGTAGAACTTGGACAGTTTAATTCGTTGCCTGGTAAAGAAGTAAACGAGTTTGAATCCATGCTTCGTAACGCGGGCATTGAAACAGAAAAAGTCAACTCATTGGAAGAGGCTCGTTGGAAGAAACTGGTGTGGAATATTCCTTTTAATGGTTTATCTGTCGCTGCCGGGGGAATAGATGTGGCTGAAATTTTAGCTCGACCTGAACTTGAGCGTGCCACTCGAGAATTAATGGAGGAAATTATCAATGCGGCTAGAGCAATGGGATATGCCATTAACCATGATTTTATTGAATTACAACTCACAAAAACGAGGAAAATGGGTAATTATAAACCCTCAAGTCTATTTGATTATTTTGAAAAGAGGCCCTTAGAAATAGAGGCGATATGGGGTAGGCCTCTTAAGAAGGCCAGAGAAAAGGGGATCAATTTACCTAAGCTCCAGTTGCTTTATGCTCTTCTCGATTCGTTGAATAGCAGGATGTAATTCTTTCTAAGAGATCATTCAAAATTTATGTTTTTAAACAGAAATCAGTTTAAAAAAAGGATAAAACAATTAGTTTTTCTCTCTTTGGTTTTATTTCCGGCTTGTGGTTACATGAGAAAAACAGACAAGCCCAATCTTGATCTTTCCATTCATCCTTATCTAGACTATTATCCCGATAAAGATGTTCCTAACGAAGAGCTTCCCATCATATTAAGAGAAAGGAAAAAAGCTGTCTCTGTTTTGCCTCCTGTCCTTCAAATTGTAAATAGGGAACATAAGGAGCTGACAATCGAAAAAATTAGAGTTGATGGGTTGGAAACGGATTTTTTATGTCATCCAACCTATAACTTGGCTAATCCCTACAAAAAAATAAAGGTGTTACCTATGAAAATGGATTATGGGGATATATTAAAAGTATCGCTTATAGGATACAAAGGCAATATTGGCAAAATAGAAATCATTACTAATCAAGGGAAATGGGAATATTTCGTAG
The DNA window shown above is from Methylacidiphilum caldifontis and carries:
- a CDS encoding 2-dehydropantoate 2-reductase gives rise to the protein MAQKDQKNLHSINHKEKIAVIGAGAIGLFYGGLLAKSGYNVHFLMRKDLDLVKERGLIIEWGKETFHLYPVQAFSSTPQIGPCKWVIIALKSSANDVLLELLPPLLSPETVLVCFQNGIDNEKWLYENFGPRVVIGGILFVCINRTGPGKVTNFGFGKVELGQFNSLPGKEVNEFESMLRNAGIETEKVNSLEEARWKKLVWNIPFNGLSVAAGGIDVAEILARPELERATRELMEEIINAARAMGYAINHDFIELQLTKTRKMGNYKPSSLFDYFEKRPLEIEAIWGRPLKKAREKGINLPKLQLLYALLDSLNSRM